A window of Roseburia hominis A2-183 genomic DNA:
CTGTTTTCTGGTATTTAAGGTTTTAGAATGCAAGGAACAGTGAATTGGAGTTCGTCTTGTTATAATTAGCTTCTTGGGGTATCTTTAAATACTGTAGAAAAGAGGAAGGAAATAATAAATGGCTAAAATGAGAATATCACCGGAATTGAAAAAACTGATCGAAAAATACCGCTGCGTAAAAGATACGGAAGGAATGTCTCCTGCTAAGGTATATAAGCTGGTGGGAGAAAATGAAAACCTATATTTAAAAATGACGGACAGCCGGTATAAAGGGACCACCTATGATGTGGAACGGGAAAAGGACATGATGCTATGGCTGGAAGGAAAGCTGCCTGTTCCAAAGGTCCTGCACTTTGAACGGCATGATGGCTGGAGCAATCTGCTCATGAGTGAGGCCGATGGCGTCCTTTGCTCGGAAGAGTATGAAGATGAACAAAGCCCTGAAAAGATTATCGAGCTGTATGCGGAGTGCATCAGGCTCTTTCACTCCATCGACATATCGGATTGTCCCTATACGAATAGCTTAGACAGCCGCTTAGCCGAATTGGATTACTTACTGAATAACGATCTGGCCGATGTGGATTGCGAAAACTGGGAAGAAGACACTCCATTTAAAGATCCGCGCGAGCTGTATGATTTTTTAAAGACGGAAAAGCCCGAAGAGGAACTTGTCTTTTCCCACGGCGACCTGGGAGACAGCAACATCTTTGTGAAAGATGGCAAAGTAAGTGGCTTTATTGATCTTGGGAGAAGCGGCAGGGCGGACAAGTGGTATGACATTGCCTTCTGCGTCCGGTCGATCAGGGAGGATATCGGGGAAGAACAGTATGTCGAGCTATTTTTTGACTTACTGGGGATCAAGCCTGATTGGGAGAAAATAAAATATTATATTTTACTGGATGAATTGTTTTAGTACCTAGATTTAGATGTCTAAAAAGCTTTAACTACAAGCTTTTTAGACATCTAACTATTTGATAACCTTCTGTTATCTGAAAAAGTTAATTTGGAATTGCAGGGAACAGAGAATGCAGAACATGGCTGTCTGTCATTGCGCTATGCTGTGAAAAATAAGGATTAGTGCAGCATACTTTAAAAAGTGTCTGTTGGGACAGTGTCCTAAAGGAAGCATAAGCTCATGGCTAGCGGCGGTGTTAAAGTAACGGCACTCGGCCCCAATATATAGTTGATATGCCCCTAAGCCTTTGAGGGCAAGGCGGTCAACCGCGCCTTTTCCGGTCCGCATACAGTCGTTCAATGAGGGTATCAAGCTCGGCAATGCGGCGGTGCTTCTCGGTGGTTCGTTTCTTCGCCGCCGTTTTCGGCTAATTCTAATTGATCCGAACTGTAAGGATAAGCAATTATCCGGGGCTAGTTAAGTATCTTAGAGAGGAAGATAAAGATACCTTATTGCCCTTGGAAGAGTTAGATAATTACCTAAAGGGCGATAAATTAATAAAGGTTCTAATTGATAAAGATTGTAGAATTAAAAGGGACATAGTTCCGACTGATATAGATTATCATGTAAGAAAGCCAAGCGCAAGGGAGTATGATGATTGCTGCAATGAATTTTGGAATGTAACACCTTATGTTATTAAAGGATTGTGCCGTAAGGAAATTTTATTTGCTATTGATCATTTTAATCAGATTGTTCGCCATGAGCTGCTGAGAATGATATCATGGAAGGTCGGCATCGAAACAGGCTTTAAATTAAGTGTAGGCAAGAACTATAAGTTTATTGAAAGGTATATATCCGAGGATTTGTGGGAGAAACTTTTGTCCACCTACCGGATGGATTCCTATGAAAACATATGGGAAGCATTATTTCTATGCCATCAATTGTTCAGGGCGGTATCCGGTGAGGTGGCGGAAAGGCTTCATTATGCCTATCCGGAGTATGATACCATGTTAGCACTTGTCCAAGGGCCACGGGGGTCATTGTCAGGATTCTTATATTGTTCTGTTTTTCTGTCGGTTCCACGGAATACCCGGTGTCCGAATTGCTTTGTATAACACACTACATACTCGTGGTCTATTGAAACACCGGTAATGTTTCGATTATCTTTTCATTTTTTCTTCCAGCTCCATATCCAGCCGCATGGCGTCAAAGAACTGGCTCTCCTGGTGCTTCATATATTCCTGCCGAAGCTGGTTGATTTTCTTCTGTGCAGCCAGACGTTTCAGCCGGTCGCCGGTGACGGCCTCCAGCTCCGCTTGCGCCTGCTGTACCTGGCTGTCCAGGGTGTTCAGTTCTCGGCTCAATGCCGCCTTATCAGCGGACACTTGCTGCTTCATCCGCTCCATTTCCTCGGCCTGGGCAGGCGAAAGGCGCTCCAGTTGCTCCGCCATCATCTTATCACTCGGCACCAGCCGATCCAGCGGGTGGGGGCGGCTGGTTCCTTTTAACCAGTGGGGGGATCTCCGCTCATCCTCCGTGCTGCTCTCCACCGGCAAGTCAAAGATGCTGCGGCAAGCTGCATCGTCCAGGGCCTTGCCGCTATCCGTCAAACCGCACAGTACGGCGTGTTCTGTGCGGCTGGAGCCTGAAACCAGGGTGACAGTATAAAGGGCTATCTGGCACGGCGCCTGCACCGTCGGGATGGTCAGCACTCCCTCGTTGGCACACTCCAGCTCGTGGAGAATCCCACGGCCTATGATACTGGACAGGGTAATCTGTCCGGCCTTGGGTTTGAAGTCTTTTGCCATGCCGTACATCTTCTGGCTGCGATAGGGCCGGTTCCGGCTCCCCGTCCAGTAGTAGAACAGCACCGGCAGTTCCCGGTACTCCGTGGCCGTGATCGTACGGTTGAATTCGTCAATCACAAAACGGCAATCATCGTTCTTTTCATTATAACGAGTAAAAAACCATTTGGTAATTTCCCAGAGGTCGTTGTTCAGCTCCTGTCCACGGCGATTCACATACTTGGGATTGATCTTCACCTTGTCGGCCAGTTCCTTGGTGAAGGTGGTAAACAGAATATCCTCCGCTGCGGAGACGGTCTGCCGGTTATCTTCCTCGTGGGTACTCAGGGTCTGGCGGTATGCCTGCTCAATCTGTGCCCTGGGCCGCAACCGCTGGGCAATGACCGGAAAGGCTGCTTTTACATCATCTGTAAAACCGCCCAGCACGTCATCGGTAATACCAAAGACACCGTCTGTCACCAACATCCGCTTGTTGACCAGCTCCAGCTTGCGAACATCGGCAAAGTTGTTCTTGTCGATGAAGGCCACTGACAGCACATCGTTTTCCTGACCCAGCCGGTGGCAGCGGTCGATACGCTGCTCCAGCTTTAAGGTGTTGTACGGCAGGTCGTAGTGGATGATGAAAGCAGCCTCCTCCAGATTGAAGCCCTTGGCACCGTTATCGGTGGAAATCAGCACCTCGCCATCCTCCTTGAACTGGCGGATCACGGAGTAATCGGCGCTGCCGTTGTAGGCCAGAGTGCGGTACCGGTCAGAAAGAAGATTCTGGAGCATCTTCTGGGTTTCCACGCTCTCGGTGAAGATAACCGCTTTCTGTTTGGCTCCCGTTTTCTTCATCAGGGAAAATCCCTGTTTGAGAACGGTCAGCAGCTCACCGGCCTTGGCATCCTGGGGAATGCTTTCGGCTGCGGTTTGAATCTCTTGCCATTGGCTTAGTTCGTCCGCTGCGTTTTCCAGCCCCTGGAGCCGCTTGACGATACCTTTGATGGTTTGCAAAATTGCCGCCGTAGAGGAACCCAACAGGCCCAGCAGCCGCAGAGCCAGGTCATATTGGTTCATTTCGGGAAAGGCTCGCTTTTCCGGCTGGTTGATGTAGGCGTACAGCAGCTCATAGAGCTGCCGCTCTGCCTTGCCGGGGGTGTACTCCACGGTCAGCAGCACACGTTCCGTCACCTTGGCGTAGTGCTTGGCCTGGGAACGGAGGGTACGGAAACAATAGCGGCTGACCTGTTCGCTGAGTTCCGGGTAGTTCTCTGGTCGGCGCAGATACCGGGCCAGAAACTCTTTTTCTCCCGGCAGCAGCGTTTCGTCGATGAACCAGATCAGACCGTATAAGTCCATGATGTTCTTTTCAATGGGAGTGCCGGTCAGCAGCAGCTTGAAGGAGTCTCCGGCGATCCGCTTGAGGGCCTTGGCCTGCTTGTTGTCCTCCCGGTAGACTGGAGAGAGGGCATTGGCTTCCTCGAATACCGTCAGATCCCAGTTAACTACCTTTGCGGCCTCCTCATTGTCGGCGGCGAAGTCGTAGGTAGTAATAACAATGGCATCTTGGATAAAAGCGTTGGAGTTGTCCTCACTGGTGTTCTGCCGCCATTGGTCCCGATTGGTCAGCACCACATATGGGACGGTATAGAATCGCTCCAGCATTTCCGTCCACTGGTGCAGCAGGTCGGCATTGGGAATGACCAACAGAATCCGGCTGTATCCCTCCAGCCACTTTTGATTGATGACCAGCATGGCCTCGTGGCTCTTGCCCATACCTGCTTCATCGCACAGAACGGCACCTTTCTGATAGGGGGAACGCAGGGCAAAGCTGGCCGCTGCAATCTGAAACGGATAGATTTCAATATCCGATGATGCAAAGACCGGAAGGAACTGTTCTGCTTCCGGCAGTTGTTCCAAAAGTCGGGCCTTGTAATAGGCATGAAACGGTGTTTGCGGCATGGCAATTCCCCCCTTTTTCTTTTATTTACACTTCTTTTTATTATGGCAGATATTGACGAAAAACGCAACGACGATTGATTCCTTTATTTAAGGGGAAAATGTCATTTCCAAAATAAAGACCACAATCAGTGCCGGACTGATTGTGGTCAAAAAGCATTATAAAAATGTGATATTGTTTATGCCTTAATTCGTTGCTGAATGGTAAAACACCCTTGACAAATCTCTTTCCAAAAAGCTATGTTGGAGGAGTTCGCCGCCCGGCAGGGCTTTACAAACATTGTCCATTTCACGGACGATGGCATTAGTGGTACTTGCTTTGACCGTCCCGGATTTTTAGCAATGATGAAAGAAGTGGAAGCCGGGAATGTGGAGTACCTGTGTATCAAGGACATGAGCCGCATGGGGCGTGACTATCTGAAAGTCGGTCAGATTATGGAAATCCTGCGTCAGCGTGGCGTTCGCCTTATCGCCATCAATGACGGCGTGGACAGTGCCAAAGGGGACGATGATTTTACCCCTTTCCGCAACATTATGAACGAGTATTACGCCAGAGACACCAGCCGTAAAATCCGTTCCACTTTCCAGTCAAAAGGCAAGTCCGGCAAGCACCTCACAGGCACGGTCATTTACGGCTATCTCTGGAACGAAGCCAGAGACCAATGGTTGGTTGACCCCGAAGCCGCTGATGTGGTCAAGCGCATCTTTGCCATGACGATTGACGGCTACGGTCCGTATCAGATCGCCAGCAAACTGAAATCGGAAAAGGTGCTTATTCCGTCTGCTTACCTTGCCCAACACGGCGAGGGCGTGAACAAAAACAAGACTTTCAAAGATGTGTACGGCTGGGGTTCTTCCACCATCTGCAACATTCTTGAAAAGCGTGAATATCTGGGACACACCATCAATTTCAAGACCCGAAAGCACTTCAAGGACAAGAAAAGCCATTATGTCCCGGAGGACGAATGGACAATTTTCGAGAATACCCATGAGCCTATCATTGACCAGCAGACCTTTGACCTTGTGCAGAAAATCCGTGGGAATGTCAGACGCTACCCGGACGGCTGGGGCGAAGCAGCTCCCCTCACAGGCTTGCTTTATTGTGCCGATTGCGGCGGCAAGATGTATGTCCACCGTACCAACAACGGCAAGCGTATTTCTCAATATACCTGTTCCCAATACAGCAAAGTCCCAGTTGGAAAGCTCTGCAAGACCCAGCACCGTATCAATGAAGATGTGGTACTGTCCCTTGTCTCTGAAATGCTCAAAGCCATTGCCGAGTATGCGAAGCATGACCGAGCCGAGTTTGTCCGTGTGGTGCAGGAAGCGCAGTCCAGCCAGCAGACAGCAGAGGTTAAGAAACAGCGGATACGCCTTGCCACCGCAAAGCAGAGAGTGTCGGAGCTGGAAGTCCTGCTCTGTAAAATCTATGAGGACAACATTTTAGGAAAGCTGTCCGACAGCAGATACGCCACTCTGGACGCTCAATACGAAAAGGAGCAGACCGAGCTTACCGCTGAAATCTCTGCTCTGGAAAAGGCAGTCAAGAGCTACGAGAAGCACGAAAAGGACGCTGACCGTTTTATCGCTCTGATTGACAAATACGAGAACTTCGACAAGCTGACCATTGCTATGCTCAACGAGTTTATCGAGAAAATCCTTGTGCATGAGCGTGACCGCAAAGGCAGTATACAGACCACACAGGAGGTCGAGATTTACTTCAATTTTGTCGGGCGATTTGTTCCCCCGGCGTTTGGAGAAGTGGAGCTGACCCCGGAAGAATTAGAGGAAATCCGCAAACGTGAGGAACGCAAGGACAGGCTTCATCAGAACTACTTGAAGCGTAAAGCCAGCGGAGCGCAGAAGCGATACGAGGACAAAATCAAGGGGAGAAAAAAGGCAGAAATCGAAGCCAAGAAAGCCGCTATTCGTGCGGAGGATATTGCAAAGGGAGTGTTCGTCCCTGTCAGCAGTTTACCGCAGAGAGAGCCGATGAAAGGAGTACAAACAGCATGAATATCACTTATACACAGAACGGCGATTATCTTATCCCGAACATCGTTATCCGCAAGACCAAGCCCCTCGGACACTACGGCAGACTTCGCAAGGCGTATCTGGAAATGCACCGTCCGATACTGTTCAATGAGCTGGTGCTATCCGACAAGCTCTTTGAGCATTGCGCCGAGATTGACGAAGCGGCACGAAACCGCATGGAGCTGATCGTGCGGTCACTGGCAGAGCAAAACGGCGTGACCGAGCAACTAAAAGCCAAAAACCAAATGGAATGGGTGCGGCAGATGAACGCTTGCAAGGCACAGGCAGAGGAGATTGTGAAAGCGGAATTGATTTATGATTGAGCGAGGAAGTCCGGGCAGAAAACTGTTCGGACTTTTCTCATGTAGTCCAAAGTTGCGGTAGAATTGTTCACGAGTTTTATGGTACAATTTATGCGAATAAAGAAAACGGAAAATTAGAATCTAACAAGAGAATGTGGTTGTATGAAAAAATCCATATTAGTATTTTGGGCAATCGTGTGTCTGTTACCTATTCAAAGGAGGTTTAAGAATTTCAAATGAAACATATAAGAAATATATTGCTGTTGATTACGATTATTTTTGCTTTTGTTATGCAAGCTGAAGTATATCAAAATATGCTCTGGAACTTTAATGGTGCTTATTATTTATCGTCCAGATACACAACTACTAATGACGATATGGATTCATTTTTAGCCAATGCAGAAGATACAGCTGAGAAGCATGGTGTTCATATTTTTTCGACTTTTAATCAGAGAGTTTCTAATTATCAGACAAGACTTTATATTTATGGTGATGATACCGTTGTTCGGGATAGTCTTAAAAGCACAATGGATATTGAGGAAAAAACATATACGGCTTTGATAGGTGGAATCACCGTAATAGAATTTGAAGATTTTAGAGAAGCAAAAAACACAGGCAATGGACAGGAAATAATGGTCAGCTATATCGGTGATGATGATGACATTATTGCCACATATCAAGATTTGGCAAAAGAATATTCTATATCGCAGCCAGAGTTTTGGCAATCAACCGAAACTGATATGATGTTCATTGTTTGGGGCCTGGTTGCCATATTGATGATTGTACTTAATATGATTGAGGTGATACGCAGGCAAAAGGAAGTAGTTGTACGAGCTTCTCTGGGCGAAAATGCTGCTGTGATTGCTCTAAAAGCTGTAGTGGCTGATATGATTTCATATGCTGCATTATTCGTCTTAGCAAAGTTGCTTGTTTCTCAATTTATATCGGGAGCGTATGAAGATCATCTCATTTTGGCAGTGTATTGTGCCGGAGCAGTTCTTTCCGTAATTCCTTATGCTGCTTTTGTCCGCTTTGATGTAAAAAAAGCCTTTGCCAATGCTTCAGATAAAAAAGGTATGTTTTATCTTCTGAACGGTCTTAAAGTATTTGCTACTGCCATGACAATTTTTACAATAACTACAAATCTCAGTAGCATTCAAGGTAATTTACTTACAAACACTACTCTTTTAGAAAATCATTATAATGATTATTATTTTGGAGTTATGCAGATTGAACCTCCTTTTGAAGAAAATGAGGAGGAATCCAAAGAGAGCAAATTTTGGAATGACCTTTACGAAAATGAATACAACACGATAAATCCGGTGGTCTGCATAGGCAGCCGGATAAGCGATACGGATAATTATATTTTTGTAAATCATAATGCCAGAGATATGCTACAAGGGTTTTCTGATATGCTTACTGAAGATGATGAAAAAGAGGATATCGTGGTCTTCGTGCCAAAGGGAAGAAATGCGGAATCATACAAAGATATCGCAAAAGAGGAAATTGGCTCTCTTACCCAAAATGCAGAAGAACTGCGTGTTGTTTATAAAGAATATTCTGGCAGAGAACAATTTTATTATCTCAATTCGAACAGAGAAGAGGCTATTGACGGATTGTCAAGAGTAACAAATCCGATTGTGATTTATCAGGCAAATGAGGCTGTTGCTTTAAATGGAAGTTATATCGAAACAGGAACATATAATGGTGAGGTAATCTACGGATGCGATGAAAGCACAATTCGCAGTGTTGCGAAAAAATATTCAGAACAGCTTGGTTCACACTATTTTATGCTGACGAATGTCGGAGAGGATTACATTTATAGTCATAGTTTCCTCGTGAAACTGATTGGCTTTATAAGCTCTCTTTGCGTATTAGTATTGCTGTTAGATATCGCTATCATCATATCTGAAGTGAAAATGGAATTTAGACTTAATGCGATGGAAATCTCCCTCAAAAAGGTTTTGGGCTATCGCTTTTATGAAAGGCACAAAAGATTTATTTCCGTTAATCTCTTAGAAAATATAGCCGTTGTGATATTGATTTGCATTGTTTCGATTTTTATATCTAACGCAAGTGTCGGGATTGCTTTACTGATTGGAGCGTTGCTCACCATTATTGAAATGGCAATCATTTTCACAAATATTATGTGGGTTGAAAAAACAAATATCTCAAAGTCATTGAAGGGAGGATGTTTATGATTATAATTCGTGGCTTAAATAAAGCATTTGGAGAGAAAATAATTTTCTCTAACTTTAATTTAGAAATTCCGGATGGAAGTTTTGTAGTAATCAGCGGCGATAGCGGCAGTGGAAAAAGCACTTTACTCAATATGATTGGTGGTATCGAAAAACCGGATAGCGGCAGTATCATAATCGAAGGGCTGAATATTACCCGGCTTAAAAATAAAAACAGTTTTTTTGCGGATACAGTGGGGTTTCTTTTTCAGAATTTTGCACTGCTTGAAAATAAGACAGTTAAAGAAAATTTAAGTTTGATTAAAAAATCAAGCCGAACTAAAGTATCACTTAAAGAAGCTCTTAATCGTGTGGGGTTATCAAAGGAAGTTAACAAAAAAGTTTATCAGCTTTCCGGTGGTGAACAACAGAGAGTTGCTTTAGCTCGTCTTATGATGAAAAAATGTTCTGTTGTTTTGGCAGATGAACCTACTGGCTCACTTGACAAGAAAAATAGAGATATTGTTATGAGGTTATTGCACGAACTCAATGAAGAAGGTAAAACGGTTATCATTGTTACCCACGATCAGGGTATTATTGAAGATGAACCTTATGTTGTGAAAATCTGAGAGTACCTCTTAGAAATGTCTTGATCTACATTTTATATAATTTGGGTCAGAAGAAAATCCCTTTAGGAACTAAAGGGCGCACTTCTATACTCTCCTATCGGGAGTATGTGCGTCCTGCGGAGCTTCATTCTCTGTCAGCAGAAGAAAACTGCCCGACCGAGAAAGTTGCGTCACTTCGTTCCGTCAAGGTGGCTACACCCCCTTGCGCCGCTAATGCGGCTATCCCCTGTGGACTTGCCGTCCGCAAACAGCATAAAATGCTGTTCGCCGCCAGCAAGTTTGGAAAAATAAATACCGAAAATCAGACCGTTGACTGGTCGCACTATGCGAAAAGTTGACGGTCTTTTTTTATCCCCAAAATCAAAAAAGGAGGTCAATCACAATGACAAAACCGAAAACCCTTGACCAGCTCCGAGCCGAAAAGGAACGAGCCGAGACGCAGCTTGCACAGGAACAACACAAGCTGGAGCGTCTGGAGAACAGAAAGAAGTATCTGGAGAAAGGCGAACGCACCAAGCGCACCCACCGCCTTTGCAATCTGGGCGGCACGATTGAGAGCCTTGCCCCGGAGGTCAAAGATCTCACACGCACCGAAATGACAGAGCTGATGGAACACATCTTTTCCCTGTCCGAAGTCCAGCGAGCCGTCCGTCACATGGCGATTACTCATATCAGCCAAGCAAACAGAGAAAAGGAGTTGAAAGCCGATGGCACTATTTCATCTGAGCGTCACGCAGACTAAGCGAAGCGCAGGACAGTCCGCTATCGCTTCTGCCGCCTACCGAGCCGGGGAGCGATTGTATAGCGAGTATTACGGCGAATACAGCGACTACACCCACAAGGGCGGCGTGATCTGCTCCGACATTCTCCTGCCGTCCCATGCACCGCCCGAATACGCAGACCGCCAGACCCTATGGAACGCCGTGGAAAAAGCCGAGCGTGGAAAGAACGCCCAGCTTGCATACAGCTTTGACATTGCCTTGCAGAATGAATTTTCCCTTGAGGAAAACATCGCTCTTGCAAGGCAATTTTTATTGGAGAACTTTGTGAGCCGGGGCATGGTGGTTGACTTCGCCGTACACCAGCCAGACCGGGAGGACGGTGGCATACCAAATCCACATTTTCATGTGCTTTGCCCTATCCGCCCCATCGAGCAGAACGGCAAATGGGGGCTAAAGCAACGCCGGGTGTATGAGCTGGACGAGGACGGCAACCGTATCCGGGACCAGAACGGCGAGTTTGTTTTCAACGCCGTTCCCACTACCGACTGGGGCAGTCCCGAAACGCTGGAATACTGGCGGCAGACATGGGCAGAGTTATGCAACGCCAAGTTTGCGGAAAAGGGGCTTGACGTTCGTATCGACCACCGAAGCTATGAGCGTCAGGGCGTAGAGCTTCTTCCCACCGTCCATGAGGGCGCAACCGTCCGGGCAATGGAGAAGAAAGGCATACGCACCGAGAAAGGCGAGTTCAACCGCTGGATCAGAGCAACCAATGCCGTTATCCGGGACATCAAGAAGAAAATCGCTCTCCTGTTTGATTGGATTGCCGAAGCAAAAGCGGAGCTTGCCAAGCCGCAGGCACCCGACCTTGTTTCTCTGCTGAACGCCTATTACACCCAGCGCAGAGCCGGGGCATATTCGCAGAAAGGCAAGGTCAGCAACCTAAAGGAGATGAACGAGACTTTCAATTATCTCCGGGCAAACGGCATTTACTCCCTTGAAGATTTGGAACACCGTGTCAGCGAACACAGTGCTGCCACAGAGAGCTTGAAGAAAACGCTGGACGAACAGACCGCCCGAATGAAAGCAATTAAGCAGCTCTATGACAGCTCCGCTGCTTTCCAGAGCTTGAAGCCTGTCTATGACGGCTTGCAGAAAATCAAGTTTG
This region includes:
- a CDS encoding bacteriocin-associated integral membrane family protein encodes the protein MKHIRNILLLITIIFAFVMQAEVYQNMLWNFNGAYYLSSRYTTTNDDMDSFLANAEDTAEKHGVHIFSTFNQRVSNYQTRLYIYGDDTVVRDSLKSTMDIEEKTYTALIGGITVIEFEDFREAKNTGNGQEIMVSYIGDDDDIIATYQDLAKEYSISQPEFWQSTETDMMFIVWGLVAILMIVLNMIEVIRRQKEVVVRASLGENAAVIALKAVVADMISYAALFVLAKLLVSQFISGAYEDHLILAVYCAGAVLSVIPYAAFVRFDVKKAFANASDKKGMFYLLNGLKVFATAMTIFTITTNLSSIQGNLLTNTTLLENHYNDYYFGVMQIEPPFEENEEESKESKFWNDLYENEYNTINPVVCIGSRISDTDNYIFVNHNARDMLQGFSDMLTEDDEKEDIVVFVPKGRNAESYKDIAKEEIGSLTQNAEELRVVYKEYSGREQFYYLNSNREEAIDGLSRVTNPIVIYQANEAVALNGSYIETGTYNGEVIYGCDESTIRSVAKKYSEQLGSHYFMLTNVGEDYIYSHSFLVKLIGFISSLCVLVLLLDIAIIISEVKMEFRLNAMEISLKKVLGYRFYERHKRFISVNLLENIAVVILICIVSIFISNASVGIALLIGALLTIIEMAIIFTNIMWVEKTNISKSLKGGCL
- a CDS encoding SNF2-related protein gives rise to the protein MPQTPFHAYYKARLLEQLPEAEQFLPVFASSDIEIYPFQIAAASFALRSPYQKGAVLCDEAGMGKSHEAMLVINQKWLEGYSRILLVIPNADLLHQWTEMLERFYTVPYVVLTNRDQWRQNTSEDNSNAFIQDAIVITTYDFAADNEEAAKVVNWDLTVFEEANALSPVYREDNKQAKALKRIAGDSFKLLLTGTPIEKNIMDLYGLIWFIDETLLPGEKEFLARYLRRPENYPELSEQVSRYCFRTLRSQAKHYAKVTERVLLTVEYTPGKAERQLYELLYAYINQPEKRAFPEMNQYDLALRLLGLLGSSTAAILQTIKGIVKRLQGLENAADELSQWQEIQTAAESIPQDAKAGELLTVLKQGFSLMKKTGAKQKAVIFTESVETQKMLQNLLSDRYRTLAYNGSADYSVIRQFKEDGEVLISTDNGAKGFNLEEAAFIIHYDLPYNTLKLEQRIDRCHRLGQENDVLSVAFIDKNNFADVRKLELVNKRMLVTDGVFGITDDVLGGFTDDVKAAFPVIAQRLRPRAQIEQAYRQTLSTHEEDNRQTVSAAEDILFTTFTKELADKVKINPKYVNRRGQELNNDLWEITKWFFTRYNEKNDDCRFVIDEFNRTITATEYRELPVLFYYWTGSRNRPYRSQKMYGMAKDFKPKAGQITLSSIIGRGILHELECANEGVLTIPTVQAPCQIALYTVTLVSGSSRTEHAVLCGLTDSGKALDDAACRSIFDLPVESSTEDERRSPHWLKGTSRPHPLDRLVPSDKMMAEQLERLSPAQAEEMERMKQQVSADKAALSRELNTLDSQVQQAQAELEAVTGDRLKRLAAQKKINQLRQEYMKHQESQFFDAMRLDMELEEKMKR
- the mobQ gene encoding MobQ family relaxase, which produces MALFHLSVTQTKRSAGQSAIASAAYRAGERLYSEYYGEYSDYTHKGGVICSDILLPSHAPPEYADRQTLWNAVEKAERGKNAQLAYSFDIALQNEFSLEENIALARQFLLENFVSRGMVVDFAVHQPDREDGGIPNPHFHVLCPIRPIEQNGKWGLKQRRVYELDEDGNRIRDQNGEFVFNAVPTTDWGSPETLEYWRQTWAELCNAKFAEKGLDVRIDHRSYERQGVELLPTVHEGATVRAMEKKGIRTEKGEFNRWIRATNAVIRDIKKKIALLFDWIAEAKAELAKPQAPDLVSLLNAYYTQRRAGAYSQKGKVSNLKEMNETFNYLRANGIYSLEDLEHRVSEHSAATESLKKTLDEQTARMKAIKQLYDSSAAFQSLKPVYDGLQKIKFEKPRAKYKAEHEAKLKQFYAARRKLTGEFPDGKVDMKKLTEEYDELEQAHETTYGEFKTVRDDLHRLWKVKSCVDTAARFNERTEEQMHQNRPQTRHKKEELSR
- a CDS encoding ATP-binding cassette domain-containing protein, with translation MIIIRGLNKAFGEKIIFSNFNLEIPDGSFVVISGDSGSGKSTLLNMIGGIEKPDSGSIIIEGLNITRLKNKNSFFADTVGFLFQNFALLENKTVKENLSLIKKSSRTKVSLKEALNRVGLSKEVNKKVYQLSGGEQQRVALARLMMKKCSVVLADEPTGSLDKKNRDIVMRLLHELNEEGKTVIIVTHDQGIIEDEPYVVKI
- a CDS encoding TnpV protein; the protein is MNITYTQNGDYLIPNIVIRKTKPLGHYGRLRKAYLEMHRPILFNELVLSDKLFEHCAEIDEAARNRMELIVRSLAEQNGVTEQLKAKNQMEWVRQMNACKAQAEEIVKAELIYD
- the aph(3')-IIIa gene encoding aminoglycoside O-phosphotransferase APH(3')-IIIa translates to MAKMRISPELKKLIEKYRCVKDTEGMSPAKVYKLVGENENLYLKMTDSRYKGTTYDVEREKDMMLWLEGKLPVPKVLHFERHDGWSNLLMSEADGVLCSEEYEDEQSPEKIIELYAECIRLFHSIDISDCPYTNSLDSRLAELDYLLNNDLADVDCENWEEDTPFKDPRELYDFLKTEKPEEELVFSHGDLGDSNIFVKDGKVSGFIDLGRSGRADKWYDIAFCVRSIREDIGEEQYVELFFDLLGIKPDWEKIKYYILLDELF
- a CDS encoding DUF3847 domain-containing protein, with the protein product MTKPKTLDQLRAEKERAETQLAQEQHKLERLENRKKYLEKGERTKRTHRLCNLGGTIESLAPEVKDLTRTEMTELMEHIFSLSEVQRAVRHMAITHISQANREKELKADGTISSERHAD